The genomic interval GACTGGCCCGGACTTAACTTTATATTCTGCCGGGTAAAGTAATCTTCTAATTCCGGTTTAGAAAGGAGACCTTCTGTTTCACAAAATTCATTATTTCTATAATCAACATAAATTTCACTTAAACCGTGCTCTTGCTGTTTTACACGGTGAACCGGAAAGGCATCCAGCAGTTCGTTTGAAAAGATGCAGCCGTTGATCTTTCCCCCGAATACCTGCTCAGGCCCAGCTGCCCAGCGAACTTTATCATCGGGTAATTTTAACTCTGCCAGCACTTCCTGCTGTACTTTTTTAAAGAAGGGACTAATTTCAATAATCCAATATGTTAAAGCATTAAAACACTGTGGAAATTGTCTCTGTAATTCTAATAAAAATTCCCGTGCTAAAATTCCTTTGCCCGCACCGTACTCAATAAACTGCCAATCTGTGGGCTGCCCCATGCTCCTCCACATATCCTTGGCTTGACGGGCAATCATTTGAGAAAAAAGCGGGTGAACATTAGAACTGGTATAAAAATCCCCCTCTCGGCCAATTTTTTCTTTATTTGAGGTATAATAACCCAGTTCCGGATAATACAGAGCCATTTCCATAAACCGGGCAAAAGTAATCGGACCTTCTTGAGCAATAGTTTTTATAATAATCTCAGAAAGCTGGGAATCGCCGTTCATTTTTAACTCCCCACCTTATTTTAAATTTTCAAATTATTTACTTCATAAACTTCTCTGTTTAAGGTTAAAATAAGATTGTTCCCGATAAAAATAAATTTTAAAGGGAGGTTTTATTTAATGACTATAGGCCAAAAAATGCACCAAACTTTAACCAGCTTGGAGGCCGCCAAAGCCCAAATGGAAAGTTTTGCTTTGGATACCCAGGATCAAAATGCCCAGCAGCAGTTTAATCAATATGCAAGTCAACTTCAAAACATAACCCAGGGGTTAAAGAGTCGGGTAAATTATATTGAACAACAAGAACCCCAGTACAAAGTAAGACAGCAGGCCATGCAGCAGCAAGCCACCCAGCAGCAAACTATGCAGCAGCAAGGACAAAACCAAAACCTAATGCAATAAATAATTTTTTTGGGCATGGATTATATCCATGCCCGTATATATTTGTCCCTCTACTTTACGCTTTGTTATTACTGTTTTTATAAGTCTTTTCCTGCCACCCGCATATCACCAATACGCCTGGTTAAGCGCTGCCGATCAAAAT from Desulfolucanica intricata carries:
- a CDS encoding class I SAM-dependent methyltransferase → MNGDSQLSEIIIKTIAQEGPITFARFMEMALYYPELGYYTSNKEKIGREGDFYTSSNVHPLFSQMIARQAKDMWRSMGQPTDWQFIEYGAGKGILAREFLLELQRQFPQCFNALTYWIIEISPFFKKVQQEVLAELKLPDDKVRWAAGPEQVFGGKINGCIFSNELLDAFPVHRVKQQEHGLSEIYVDYRNNEFCETEGLLSKPELEDYFTRQNIKLSPGQSAEVNLNALYWLKKQASCLNKGFIFTIDYGLEAELLYSQSRFDGTLRCFRKHTLNDNPYQHIGEQDITSNVNFTALELWGEKAGLVNTKTITQADFLINMGILDVLEEQDDFTFDKQKLHQTLAIKQLIMPEGMGRYFKVLIQYKGLDQEPELQGLKKNHIYKVRKCLNK
- a CDS encoding DUF1657 domain-containing protein codes for the protein MTIGQKMHQTLTSLEAAKAQMESFALDTQDQNAQQQFNQYASQLQNITQGLKSRVNYIEQQEPQYKVRQQAMQQQATQQQTMQQQGQNQNLMQ